From Antedon mediterranea chromosome 9, ecAntMedi1.1, whole genome shotgun sequence, a single genomic window includes:
- the LOC140059422 gene encoding phospholipase A and acyltransferase 1-like: MYPYNLQAGDIVTVKRTSPFRPTYYHYGVYIGNGEVIHLSGAEFNIKAKETAKVHRVTFKEFVGDDDDNPEVECIPCPFFVNRQEVVRLAKSAEGDFFRNRKYDLFFNNCEHFARWCHGDSESKQVQKVVKGAIVGGAVALGVGLLIREVVKEIKEEKKQRHYHY, from the exons ATGTATCCTTACAATCTTCAAGCAGGCGACATTGTTACGGTAAAACGTACAAGTCcgtttaggcctacttactaccaCTACG GAGTGTACATTGGTAACGGTGAGGTTATACACTTATCTGGAGCAGAGTTTAATATCAAGGCAAAGGAGACAGCAAAGGTACATCGTGTGACATTTAAGGAGTTtgttggtgatgatgatgataacccAGAAGTAGAATGTATACCATGTCCTTTTTTCGTCAACCGGCAAGAAGTTGTAAGACTTGCGAAAAGTGCAGAAGGAGATTTCTTTAGAAATCGCAAATACGATCTGTTCTTCAACAACTGCGAGCATTTCGCTCGTTGGTGCCACGGTGATTCTGAAAGTAAGCAGGTACAAAAAGTTGTAAAAGGGGCTATCGTTGGCGGTGCTGTTGCActtggtgtaggcctactcattcGAGAAGTAgtaaaagaaattaaagaagAGAAGAAACAAAGGCACTATCACTATTAA
- the LOC140059578 gene encoding phospholipase A and acyltransferase 2-like yields MSRSKFQAGDLVKVRRWDPIPYSHWGVYIGNGEVMHLSGAEFNIKAKETAKVHRVTFKEFVGDDDNAEVECIPCPSDVSREEVVRLAKSAEGGFFRNRPYDLFTNNCEHFARWCHGEARSKQVDNAVWWGTVGAAAVGGALLLGSLLSSDKEDKRKNKY; encoded by the exons ATGTCTCGCTCCAAATTCCAAGCAGGTGACCTGGTTAAGGTGCGGCGCTGGGATCCAATTCCCTACAGTCATTGGG GAGTGTACATTGGTAATGGTGAGGTTATGCACTTATCTGGAGCAGAGTTTAATATCAAAGCAAAGGAGACAGCAAAGGTACATCGTGTGACATTTAAGGAGTTTGTGggtgatgatgataacgcaGAAGTGGAATGTATACCATGCCCTTCTGACGTCAGCCGGGAAGAAGTTGTAAGACTTGCGAAGAGTGCAGAGGGCGGTTTCTTTAGAAATAGACCGTACGATCTGTTTACTAACAACTGCGAGCATTTTGCTCGTTGGTGCCACGGTGAGGCAAGAAGCAAGCAGGTAGATAATGCTGTATGGTGGGGTACCGTTGGTGCTGCTGCTGTCGGTGGAGCCCTATTACTTGGATCTTTACTCTCATCTGATAAAGAAGAcaaaagaaagaacaaatacTAG
- the LOC140059332 gene encoding phospholipase A and acyltransferase 4-like yields the protein MSYVKAGDLVIVNRTLYDHWAVYIGNGDVIHLSGAEFNIKAKETAYVHRVTFEDFVRDDDAEVECIPCPPDVSRKEVVRRAKSEEGHFFRNRKYSLVFNNCEHFARWCHGRAESKQVQNVRPLRPVVDHSVRGVGLLLGEEVFENVKAGADNMLYNTIEIIDDIVVNNPLFRMLRF from the exons ATGTCTTATGTTAAAGCTGGAGACCTGGTCATTGTCAACCGTACGTTGTACGACCACTGGG CTGTGTACATTGGTAATGGTGATGTCATACATCTGTCTGGAGCAGAGTTCAATATCAAAGCAAAAGAGACAGCATACGTACATCGTGTGACATTTGAAGATTTCGTGCGTGACGATGACGCAGAAGTGGAATGTATACCATGCCCTCCTGACGTCAGCCGGAAAGAAGTTGTAAGACGTGCTAAAAGTGAGGAAGGACATTTCTTCAGAAATCGAAAATACAGTCTTGTTTTCAACAACTGCGAGCATTTTGCTCGCTGGTGTCACGGTAGAGCAGAGAGTAAGCAGGTACAAAATGTTCGTCCTTTGCGTCCAGTTGTTGATCACAGTGTCCGTGGAGTAGGCCTGCTACTTGGAGAAGAAGTATTTGAAAATGTGAAAGCAGGCGCAGATAACATGCTATATAACACCATTGAAATCATTGATGATATTGTTGTGAATAATCCGCTTTTTCGAATGTTAAGATTTTAA
- the LOC140058610 gene encoding methylglutaconyl-CoA hydratase, mitochondrial-like gives MAAPIRKVLSLSSTLHKTHFKHAYGSGFKTRYIFRSNLQCRSASTSANELNVKYLEAEHEGIVVFGINRPAAKNAVNRSVLTLFEEAVEAVRYDKNVRSVIIKSEVPGIFSAGADLKERVTLSPKEVASFVDRLRKFTMDITNLPMPVIAALDGTAVGGGLEFALACDMRTATTTTQMGLVETRLAIIPGGGGTQRLARLVGPSVAKELIFTARVFNGEKAAELGIVNHVVEQDDSNEAAYKRALDLAKEIIPQGPIAVQMAKQAINKGMDVDLTSALAYEGAYYAQVIPTKDRIEALNAFKEKRKPQFKGE, from the exons ATGGCGGCCCCCATAAGAAAGGTTTTGTCGTTATCCAGTACTCTccataaaacacattttaaacatGCTTATGGGTCTGGGTTTAAAACACGTTATATATTTCGGTCAAATTTGCAATGTAGGAGCGCTTCAACGTCAGCAAATGAactaaatgttaaatatttagAGGCAGAACATGAAG GTATAGTTGTATTTGGCATCAATAGACCAGCTGCCAAGAATGCTGTCAACAGAAGTGTTCTTACATTG tttgaAGAAGCAGTAGAGGCAGTTCGTTACGATAAGAATGTTCGTTCAGTAATCATAAAAAGCGAGGTTCCGGGAATATTCTCTGCAG GAGCCGATTTAAAAGAAAGAGTAACACTGAGTCCAAAAGAAGTAGCATCATTCGTTGACAGACTTAGAAAATTTACGATGGACATCACTAACCTGCCTATGCCTGTCATTGCAGCCTTAGATGGGACAGCAGTAGGAGGCGGCCTAGAGTTTGCCCTGGCCTGCGATATGAGGACAGCAA CTACAACAACACAAATGGGTTTAGTTGAAACAAGGCTTGCAATTATTCCTGGTGGTg GTGGAACTCAAAGGTTGGCTAGACTTGTAGGCCCATCTGTTGCTAAAGAACTGATCTTTACTGCTCGTGTTTTTAACGGGGAGAAAGCTGCTGAATTGGGCATTGTGAACCATGTTGTAGAACAAGATGATAGCAATGAGGCGGCCTACAAGAGAGCTTTGGATTTAGCAAAGGAGATCATACCACAG ggacCAATTGCTGTACAGATGGCTAAACAGGCAATTAACAAGGGTATGGAC GTGGACCTTACAAGTGCATTAGCTTATGAGGGCGCTTATTATGCCCAG GTGATTCCGACAAAGGATAGAATTGAAGCGTTGAATGCATTTAAGGAAAAAAGAAAACCGCAATTTAAAGGagaatag